One window of Paenibacillus sp. FSL K6-3182 genomic DNA carries:
- a CDS encoding sensor histidine kinase, whose protein sequence is MMQFRRSLERIVIKYTRKMNLRTKILILYGAIIFIPTIFLGIGAGYLALESFRANYLVTINEAMRQTVQNIDFRKQSYDVLATRTATDGELISRLSRDYSDMFEQLNTVEYVDRSFVFTSKYLPGIDDFRIYHMNPTLVQDGRLLWKPEGRMLQPGLNETDWFTQTAEASSSLIWSNVNKDKLVISHKVMSPAGNMQGIIYMLLDYKSVFGNLFNQPFSGSGELSIIDDYGTIIVSSDPEKIGLKLQSTTLNNHWEDASLSDGVMVDGNLLMVRPIDSNWHVAALIQMDQLERQSKMILYGIVAVIFFFLLCSTFLIMTVLKNVIWRIRKLGTRMYDVSQGQFDVSIRNTAKDELGDLEILFNSMSGRLGMLVEDITQAKLKEREQSFKALQAQINPHFIYNSLSLLRWRALELQDEKQLRTIDALTAFYRLALDNKINVIQIKGELDHVRAYLDIQEMRYPGRVTIEWHIEQELLELYTIKLLLQPIVENCYLHGNITGKKGGVIRISAQLEQENIRFEVFDNGIGISREMLEQIKLGKQAGNGNGYGTANIRERLQLYFENKHEFTIDSKENEWTAATIIIPASVHKPQIRKVR, encoded by the coding sequence ATGATGCAGTTTCGCCGCAGCCTTGAACGAATCGTTATCAAGTACACCCGGAAAATGAATCTTCGTACAAAAATATTAATTCTTTATGGAGCGATTATTTTTATTCCCACGATCTTTTTAGGTATCGGAGCGGGCTATCTTGCGCTTGAAAGCTTCAGAGCGAATTATTTGGTTACCATTAATGAAGCGATGCGCCAAACCGTTCAAAATATTGACTTCCGCAAGCAGAGCTATGATGTGCTTGCCACTCGGACGGCAACGGACGGGGAGTTGATCTCGCGATTAAGCCGCGATTATTCGGATATGTTCGAGCAGTTGAACACAGTCGAGTATGTCGACCGCTCATTTGTATTCACGAGTAAATATTTGCCGGGTATCGACGATTTTCGAATTTATCACATGAACCCGACGCTTGTGCAGGATGGACGATTGCTTTGGAAGCCGGAAGGGCGTATGTTACAGCCTGGCTTGAATGAAACGGATTGGTTCACCCAAACGGCCGAGGCCTCAAGCTCGTTAATATGGAGCAATGTAAACAAGGATAAGCTTGTTATCTCCCATAAAGTGATGAGTCCTGCCGGCAATATGCAGGGCATTATTTATATGCTGCTAGACTATAAATCGGTTTTCGGCAACCTGTTTAATCAGCCGTTCAGCGGTTCCGGTGAATTATCGATTATTGACGATTACGGCACGATCATCGTTTCCTCCGATCCAGAAAAAATCGGATTAAAGCTTCAATCGACAACGCTGAACAATCACTGGGAAGATGCGAGCTTATCTGATGGCGTAATGGTGGATGGCAATCTGCTTATGGTAAGGCCGATTGATTCGAACTGGCATGTGGCCGCGTTGATCCAGATGGATCAGCTTGAGCGCCAGTCCAAGATGATTTTATACGGCATCGTGGCTGTTATTTTCTTTTTTCTGCTTTGCTCTACTTTTTTAATTATGACGGTGCTGAAAAATGTTATATGGCGTATTCGTAAGCTTGGCACGCGCATGTACGATGTCAGTCAAGGACAATTCGATGTCAGTATTCGCAATACGGCTAAAGATGAGCTCGGCGATCTGGAAATTTTGTTTAATTCAATGTCCGGCCGTCTGGGTATGCTCGTTGAAGACATTACGCAAGCGAAGCTCAAGGAACGCGAGCAATCATTCAAAGCGCTGCAGGCTCAAATCAATCCTCATTTTATATACAATTCGTTAAGTTTGCTAAGGTGGCGTGCGCTGGAGCTTCAAGACGAAAAACAGCTGCGCACCATAGACGCCTTGACCGCCTTTTACCGTCTGGCGCTGGACAATAAAATTAATGTCATACAAATAAAGGGCGAGCTTGATCATGTGAGAGCTTATTTGGACATTCAAGAAATGCGTTATCCGGGAAGGGTGACCATCGAGTGGCATATCGAGCAAGAGCTGCTGGAGCTTTACACGATCAAGCTGTTATTACAGCCTATTGTGGAAAATTGTTATTTGCATGGCAACATTACAGGGAAAAAGGGCGGCGTTATCCGAATTTCGGCGCAGCTCGAACAAGAAAACATTCGATTCGAGGTGTTCGATAACGGAATAGGCATCTCCAGAGAGATGCTGGAACAGATTAAATTAGGCAAGCAGGCGGGGAACGGAAACGGATACGGTACGGCTAATATTCGCGAGCGGCTCCAGCTCTATTTTGAGAACAAGCATGAATTTACCATAGACAGCAAAGAGAACGAATGGACGGCGGCAACGATTATCATACCGGCAAGCGTTCATAAGCCGCAGATTAGGAAGGTGAGGTAA